In Mercenaria mercenaria strain notata chromosome 14, MADL_Memer_1, whole genome shotgun sequence, the following are encoded in one genomic region:
- the LOC123527291 gene encoding uncharacterized protein LOC123527291, translating into MDWRHLVILFVCFVSLSDAEVSISTLNTLGEDGSIECGSQVILMCKIQSFAGTMSWKADNTTMMSCISGSCRTHPPYHPNYGFAFDRVNGVFNITINPVTFSEDKKQFECNDGSASQFFTASVKVLPDNRTTVLSSTDITNGTNSTDNTNTTEGTEIKVTTGCMYPAENVQFQWYFFKEGETPVLYNDGQQTDGSTNGSTTDCTAGDCGGDGVKQMTSVLTFKQDSDGEDYYIQAVVTIQIPLIN; encoded by the exons ATGGATTGGAGACATCTTGTTATCTTGTTCGTATGCTTTGTCAGTCTGTCAG ACGCGGAGGTTTCTATTTCTACCTTAAATACTCTTGGAGAGGACGGAAGTATTGAATGTGGTTCCCAGGTTATTCTGATGTGCAAAATACAATCTTTTGCTGGTACAATGAGCTGGAAAGCTGACAACACAACCATGATGAGTTGTATTTCCGGCTCCTGCCGAACACATCCGCCTTATCATCCTAACTATGGATTCGCCTTTGACAGAGTGAACGGAGTGTTTAACATTACAATTAATCCAGTAACATTTTCGGAGGACAAGAAACAATTCGAGTGTAATGATGGATCTGCGTCGCAATTCTTCACAGCGTCTGTAAAAG TGCTACCAGATAACAGAACTACTGTTCTAAGTAGCACAGACATCACAAACGGCACAAACAGCACAGACAACACAAATACAACAGAAGGCACAGAAATAAAAGTAACCACAGGATGTATGTATCCTGCAGAAAACGTCCAGTTCCAGTGGTATTTTTTCAAG GAAGGTGAAACTCCTGTTCTATACAATGATGGACAACAGACTGATGGTTCCACTAATGGTTCTACGACTGACTGTACCGCTGGAGACTGCGGGGGAGATGGCGTCAAACAAATGACGAGTGTATTGACGTTCAAACAGGATTCTGATGGGGAGGATTACTACATCCAAGCTGTGGTCACCATTCAGATACCCCTGATAAATTAG
- the LOC123527289 gene encoding FMRFamide receptor-like, with amino-acid sequence MIAYTTDEVSTVPFDINYTYDYGDEYMYPGYSFERPVYLYLWEILVLITFFQNLLILLVFLHRTMRSPTNLILSAIAISDSLTGLVTIPTYIMVFQRYDPLPEFYYDNNIVNQSQEIFNQQNRNTIFNLYQNYYNQSAEDTDYLDTYFSVTQSSEMSSNATASCNKILSSTAYLSPTLPPVDGYILSKSLCQGFMISKYFLSKSFHTISIFLTLFLEIQRYLSVAHPYRYRTCFNKFRIVKIYCISAFVLCPFLHVYHLGSERAVGGLCHWELTEAGCGLDCIYLWTAFIVRHFIPCVTLVIFTLLFINKLMKGEENFRRLDGYSSQYSKRVNDNRRISFVVTSVVIVRLVPEIPYIILLLYNSIDVTVNMGRDIELENNRMFHMCYEICLVLSFLTNFYIYLIVNKSFRRRLYRTFIEPVLRHMRDALSFTRSRVYLLLGKHRSVKPGKK; translated from the coding sequence ATGATTGCTTATACCACTGACGAAGTAAGTACGGTACCATTCGATATTAATTACACTTATGACTATGGAGATGAATACATGTATCCGGGATACTCGTTTGAAAGACCAGTTTACCTATATCTTTGGGAAATTCTAGTTCTTATAACGTTCTTCCAAAATCTTCTAATCTTGTTAGTATTTCTTCATAGAACAATGCGCAGCCCAACAAATCTCATTCTATCAGCGATAGCTATTTCCGATTCCTTAACCGGACTGGTTACTATACCAACTTACATTATGGTGTTCCAGAGATACGATCCACTACCAGAGTTTTATTACGATAATAATATCGTGAACCAGTCTCAAGAAATATTTAATCAACAGAATAGAAACACAATCTTCAAtctatatcaaaattattataaCCAGTCAGCTGAAGATACTGATTATTTGGACACCTACTTCAGTGTAACTCAAAGCTCTGAAATGAGTTCCAACGCAACAGCGAGTTGTAACAAAATACTGTCATCAACAGCTTACCTTTCACCAACACTACCACCAGTAGACGGATATATTCTCAGTAAGAGTCTTTGTCAAGGATTCATGATCTCAAAGTACTTTTTGTCGAAATCGTTTCATACAATTTCGATCTTTCTTACATTATTCCTAGAAATACAAAGGTATCTATCAGTGGCACATCCCTATAGATATAGAACTTGTTTTAATAAATTCAGGATTGTGAAAATTTATTGCATTTCTGCATTCGTTTTATGTCCATTCCTTCATGTGTATCATTTGGGAAGTGAAAGGGCTGTAGGAGGGCTTTGCCACTGGGAACTTACAGAAGCTGGCTGCGGGTTAGATTGTATATATTTATGGACAGCGTTCATAGTTCGGCATTTCATTCCGTGTGTAACACTTGTAATTTTTACGcttttgtttataaacaaactTATGAAAGGAGAAGAAAATTTCCGAAGACTGGACGGTTACTCGTCTCAGTATTCAAAAAGGGTCAATGATAATCGACGTATTTCTTTTGTAGTTACTTCTGTTGTTATTGTTCGACTGGTTCCCGAGATACCGTATATCATTTTACTACTGTACAACAGCATAGATGTGACTGTTAATATGGGTAGAGATATAGAGCTTGAAAACAACAGAATGTTTCATATGTGCTATGAAATATGTCTCGTGTTATCGTTTCTCACTAACTTCTATATATATCTAATTGTCAACAAGTCGTTCCGCAGACGTTTGTACCGAACATTTATTGAACCGGTCCTGAGGCACATGAGGGATGCACTTAGTTTTACGAGGTCGCGTGTTTATCTTCTACTGGGGAAGCATAGATCAGTGAAGCCAGGGAAGAAGTAA